One region of Daphnia magna isolate NIES unplaced genomic scaffold, ASM2063170v1.1 Dm_contigs301, whole genome shotgun sequence genomic DNA includes:
- the LOC123468132 gene encoding vacuolar protein sorting-associated protein 11 homolog isoform X2: protein MAFFQWRRFNFFELLKETDNGTLDRSFKDVTINCSSSGRGYLILGDNLGLVHLFDRQYQRESFKAYNVNTSHVLQLKQSSFLGTVGEDDPGINPVIKIWNLEKKDIHGCPVCVHLVRALPGNRPVPVTAFTIDEQMHLMAAGFADGSIVLYRGDLSRERHSKQKFLQAGTSLISGLCLRTTQKMSHLYVATLSTVVMYTIVSKDKEQFSQLDTVGCSPGCFAFADSKQGQHFMIARNDAVYCYTVEGRGPCYAFEGEKLDLHWFRGYLIIVSKIAGKGDADSDKTTVTIFDVNNKFIAFTAPIAKAYRVISEWGSLLVLTKDKNIHQLMEKDLHTKLDILFKKNLYDVAIRVAKSQQYDIEGLMEIFKLYGDHLYAKGNHSGAMEQYLKTIGRLEPSYVIKKFLDAQRIHQLTAYLQELHKQGLASEDHTTLLLNCYTKLRDTDRLNQFLNTKDQRSEFDVETAIRVCRQAGYFEQALRLAEDRGKHEWHLKILLEDLSDYRQALEYIQKLPPDLAKVNLQEYGNVLLEELPDETTKLLLDLCCSKSHNNEVCDPEEFLLLFINRNEKLVEFLENVLQVHPNSNSSLHFALLEQYLLMWTKNTANPELEKKITLLLQNSSVLGAADRALFLCQTHKFRPGILFIFEKTKLYGELLHFYANENNFESVISTCRRFGQQEPSLWVRSLTLSTSNDKVTTECLAEILASIEKLKLLPALRVIEMLGRSPNATLGLARDYLIRTLQSDQSNISEDERLIQQYRQETEAVREKIKDIKTSALVFQGSKCNVCNQPLELPSVHFLCLHSFHQHCFDSYADNENECPACHTENKRILDIVRAQEQSKDLHEAFHGQLEKADDPFTVLADYFGRGVFNSLPSWETAISGHQGVRTDLSSVSWGPQNAGPGFEAKLRKSEGKSCANLTGFTNEGRVRLQENASVRPTRIDVTEGRLRNAEVIGAVERAASNNAATTTSEARHRLQEGTNAKNFLTTPVEIPRQTVVTQSAASVPNYVGAVKAVVASGSSDFSTSLRKSSNLSLRKAYGNQANAEPENPFKENTYDESKNPFADEQSSNPFGDDEDDYNDSLNPFAE from the exons ATGGCTTTCTTCCAG tGGAGaaggtttaatttttttgagtTACTGAAGGAAACAGACAATGGTACTTTGGACAGGTCATTCAAG GATGTAACAATAAACTGTAGTTCAAGTGGTAGAGGATACCTAATTCTTGGAGATAACTTGGGCCTGGTCCATCTCTTTGACAGGCAGTATCAACGAGAATCCTTTAAGgcatataatgtgaatactaGCCATGTGCTTCAACTTAAACAATCATCATTTCTTGGCACAGTTGGT GAAGATGATCCAGGAATCAATCCTGTTATCAAAATTTGGAATCTGGAAAAGAAAGACATACATGGTTGTCCAGTATGTGTTCACCTAGTTCGAGCTCTCCCCGGAAACCGGCCAGTTCCAGTTACGGCATTCACCATTGACGAACAAATGCATTTGATGGCAGCTGGATTTGCGGATGGTTCAATAGTCCTATATAGAG GTGATTTAAGTCGTGAACGTCACAGCAAACAGAAGTTTCTACAGGCTGGGACCAGTCTCATCTCTGGACTTTGTTTGCGGACTACCCAGAAAATGTCACATTTATATGTTGCAACACTATCAACAGTCGTGATGTACACAATTGTTTCTAAAGACAAGGAGCAATTTTCACAACTTGATACAGTGGGTTGCTCCCCAGGATGTTTTGCGTTTGCTGACTCAAAACAAGGGCAGCATTTCATGATTGCTCGAAATGAT gcTGTTTATTGTTATACAGTGGAAGGAAGAGGGCCCTGTTATGCATTTGAAGGAGAGAAGCTTGACTTACATTGGTTTCGTGGTTACCTAATAATCGTATCTAAAATTGCCGGAAAGGGGGACGCAGACAGCGACAAGACCACTGTAACCATCTTCGACGTCAATAACAAGTTTATTGCATTTACAGCACCCATCGCTAAAGCTTATCGAGTTATTTCGGAATGGGGATCTCTGCTTGTACTAACGAAGGATAAAAATATTCATCAGTTAATGGAAAAAGACTTGCATACAAAACTAGACattcttttcaaaaagaacCTTTATGACGTTGCAATCAG AGTGGCCAAAAGCCAACAGTATGATATTGAAGGGCTAATGGAGATTTTCAAACTGTATGGTGATCATCTATACGCTAAGGGAAATCATTCTGGAGCTATGGAACAATATTTGAAAACAATCGGTCGTTTGGAACCGTCGTACGTCATCAAGAAATTTCTGGATGCTCAGCGGATACATCAGTTGACTGCCTACTTACAAGAACTACACAAGCAAGGCTTGGCTAGCGAAGATCACACCACGTTACTTCTAAATTGCTATACCAAACTGAGAGATACAGATCGCTTAAACCAGTTTCTAAAT ACCAAAGATCAACGAAGCGAATTTGACGTCGAAACTGCCATTAGAGTTTGTCGACAGGCGGGTTATTTTGAGCAAGCATTACGTCTAGCTGAAGACCGAGGAAAGCACGAATGGCACCTTAAAATACTTTTGGAAGATCTTTCTGACTACCGACAAGCACTGGAATATATTCAAAAATTACCTCCAGATTTA GCCAAAGTAAATCTCCAGGAATACGGCAATGTCCTACTTGAAGAACTTCCCGACGAGACTACAAAACTGCTATTAGATTTATGTTGCAGTAAGAGCCACAATAACGAA GTGTGTGATCCAGAAGAGTTTCTGTTGCTTTTCATCAACCGTAACGAGAAATTGGTTGAGTTTCTTGAAAACGTGTTACAG GTCCATCCTAATTCAAATAGTTCACTGCATTTTGCACTGCTTGAGCAGTACCTTTTGATGTGGACTAAAAATACTGCAAACCCGGagttggaaaagaaaattacgcTTCTTCTGCAGAATTCTTCCGTCTTGGGTGCCGCAGATCGTGCTCTTTTCCTTTGTCAAACACACAAATTTCGTCCTGGAATTCTGTTCATCTTTGAAAAGACAAAACTTTATGGGGAATTACTCCACTTTTATGCAAACGAGAATAACTTTGAGAGTGTAATTTCCACCTGCAGAAG GTTTGGTCAGCAAGAACCATCTCTATGGGTGAGGTCTTTGACATTATCTACATCAAACGACAAGGTAACTACCGAATGCTTGGCGGAAATATTAGCCTCCATAG AGAAACTCAAACTTCTCCCTGCCCTTAGAGTGATTGAAATGCTAGGTCGTTCTCCTAACGCTACTTTGGGTCTCGCACGGGACTACTTGATTCGCACTCTTCAGTCGGATCAGTCGAACATCAGTGAAGATGAGAGACTTATCCAGCAGTATCGTCAAGAAACTGAAGCAGTCAGGGAAAAAATTAAGGATATAAAGACGAG TGCTTTAGTGTTTCAAGGTTCTAAATGCAACGTATGTAACCAGCCACTAGAACTGCCGTCAGTCCATTTCCTCTGTCTGCATTCATTCCAtcaaca ttgCTTTGATAGCTATGCTGATAACGAGAACGAATGCCCAGCCTGCCATACGGAAAATAAAAGGATTTTGGACATTGTCCGGGCACAG gAGCAGAGCAAAGATCTTCATGAAGCCTTCCATGGGCAACTGGAAAAAGCTGATGACCCTTTTACGGTACTTGCCGACTATTTTGGCCGCGGAGTCTTCAACAGCTTACCGTCCTGGGAGACGGCTATTTCGGGCCATCAAGGTGTTCGTACCGATTTGTCATCCGTTTCTTGGGGACCTCAAAATGCTGGTCCAGGTTTTGAAGCTAAGCTGCGTAAGAGTGAAGGCAAAAGCTGTGCGAATCTTACAG GATTCACGAATGAAGGTCGTGTGAGATTGCAAGAAAATGCTTCGGTCCGACCTACACGAATCGATGTGACTGAAGGCCGATTGCGCAACGCTGAGGTGATTGGAGCTGTAGAACGAGCTGCATCGAATAACGCTGCGACTACAACTTCCGAAGCAAGGCATCGGCTTCAAGAAGGAACAAACGCGAAAAATTTTCTAACAACACCGGTCGAAATTCCCCGTCAAACCGTGGTAACGCAATCGGCTGCGAGCGTTCCAAACTACGTAGGAGCGGTTAAAGCGGTTGTCGCTTCCGGTTCATCTGACTTCAGTACGTCACTAAGAAAATCTTCTAATTTATCCCTACGTAAAGCGTACGGCAATCAAGCGAATGCAGAACCGGAAAATCCCTTCAAGGAAAACACTTATGACGAATCAAAAAATCCATTTGCTGATGAGCAATCTTCCAATCCCTTTGGTGATGACGAGGACGATTATAATGACAGTCTAAATCCTTTCGCTgaataa
- the LOC123468132 gene encoding vacuolar protein sorting-associated protein 11 homolog isoform X1: MAFFQWRRFNFFELLKETDNGTLDRSFKDVTINCSSSGRGYLILGDNLGLVHLFDRQYQRESFKAYNVNTSHVLQLKQSSFLGTVGEDDPGINPVIKIWNLEKKDIHGCPVCVHLVRALPGNRPVPVTAFTIDEQMHLMAAGFADGSIVLYRGDLSRERHSKQKFLQAGTSLISGLCLRTTQKMSHLYVATLSTVVMYTIVSKDKEQFSQLDTVGCSPGCFAFADSKQGQHFMIARNDAVYCYTVEGRGPCYAFEGEKLDLHWFRGYLIIVSKIAGKGDADSDKTTVTIFDVNNKFIAFTAPIAKAYRVISEWGSLLVLTKDKNIHQLMEKDLHTKLDILFKKNLYDVAIRVAKSQQYDIEGLMEIFKLYGDHLYAKGNHSGAMEQYLKTIGRLEPSYVIKKFLDAQRIHQLTAYLQELHKQGLASEDHTTLLLNCYTKLRDTDRLNQFLNTKDQRSEFDVETAIRVCRQAGYFEQALRLAEDRGKHEWHLKILLEDLSDYRQALEYIQKLPPDLAKVNLQEYGNVLLEELPDETTKLLLDLCCSKSHNNEVCDPEEFLLLFINRNEKLVEFLENVLQVHPNSNSSLHFALLEQYLLMWTKNTANPELEKKITLLLQNSSVLGAADRALFLCQTHKFRPGILFIFEKTKLYGELLHFYANENNFESVISTCRRFGQQEPSLWVRSLTLSTSNDKVTTECLAEILASIEKLKLLPALRVIEMLGRSPNATLGLARDYLIRTLQSDQSNISEDERLIQQYRQETEAVREKIKDIKTSALVFQGSKCNVCNQPLELPSVHFLCLHSFHQHCFDSYADNENECPACHTENKRILDIVRAQEQSKDLHEAFHGQLEKADDPFTVLADYFGRGVFNSLPSWETAISGHQGVRTDLSSVSWGPQNAGPGFEAKLRKSEGKSCANLTAFVLPGFTNEGRVRLQENASVRPTRIDVTEGRLRNAEVIGAVERAASNNAATTTSEARHRLQEGTNAKNFLTTPVEIPRQTVVTQSAASVPNYVGAVKAVVASGSSDFSTSLRKSSNLSLRKAYGNQANAEPENPFKENTYDESKNPFADEQSSNPFGDDEDDYNDSLNPFAE, translated from the exons ATGGCTTTCTTCCAG tGGAGaaggtttaatttttttgagtTACTGAAGGAAACAGACAATGGTACTTTGGACAGGTCATTCAAG GATGTAACAATAAACTGTAGTTCAAGTGGTAGAGGATACCTAATTCTTGGAGATAACTTGGGCCTGGTCCATCTCTTTGACAGGCAGTATCAACGAGAATCCTTTAAGgcatataatgtgaatactaGCCATGTGCTTCAACTTAAACAATCATCATTTCTTGGCACAGTTGGT GAAGATGATCCAGGAATCAATCCTGTTATCAAAATTTGGAATCTGGAAAAGAAAGACATACATGGTTGTCCAGTATGTGTTCACCTAGTTCGAGCTCTCCCCGGAAACCGGCCAGTTCCAGTTACGGCATTCACCATTGACGAACAAATGCATTTGATGGCAGCTGGATTTGCGGATGGTTCAATAGTCCTATATAGAG GTGATTTAAGTCGTGAACGTCACAGCAAACAGAAGTTTCTACAGGCTGGGACCAGTCTCATCTCTGGACTTTGTTTGCGGACTACCCAGAAAATGTCACATTTATATGTTGCAACACTATCAACAGTCGTGATGTACACAATTGTTTCTAAAGACAAGGAGCAATTTTCACAACTTGATACAGTGGGTTGCTCCCCAGGATGTTTTGCGTTTGCTGACTCAAAACAAGGGCAGCATTTCATGATTGCTCGAAATGAT gcTGTTTATTGTTATACAGTGGAAGGAAGAGGGCCCTGTTATGCATTTGAAGGAGAGAAGCTTGACTTACATTGGTTTCGTGGTTACCTAATAATCGTATCTAAAATTGCCGGAAAGGGGGACGCAGACAGCGACAAGACCACTGTAACCATCTTCGACGTCAATAACAAGTTTATTGCATTTACAGCACCCATCGCTAAAGCTTATCGAGTTATTTCGGAATGGGGATCTCTGCTTGTACTAACGAAGGATAAAAATATTCATCAGTTAATGGAAAAAGACTTGCATACAAAACTAGACattcttttcaaaaagaacCTTTATGACGTTGCAATCAG AGTGGCCAAAAGCCAACAGTATGATATTGAAGGGCTAATGGAGATTTTCAAACTGTATGGTGATCATCTATACGCTAAGGGAAATCATTCTGGAGCTATGGAACAATATTTGAAAACAATCGGTCGTTTGGAACCGTCGTACGTCATCAAGAAATTTCTGGATGCTCAGCGGATACATCAGTTGACTGCCTACTTACAAGAACTACACAAGCAAGGCTTGGCTAGCGAAGATCACACCACGTTACTTCTAAATTGCTATACCAAACTGAGAGATACAGATCGCTTAAACCAGTTTCTAAAT ACCAAAGATCAACGAAGCGAATTTGACGTCGAAACTGCCATTAGAGTTTGTCGACAGGCGGGTTATTTTGAGCAAGCATTACGTCTAGCTGAAGACCGAGGAAAGCACGAATGGCACCTTAAAATACTTTTGGAAGATCTTTCTGACTACCGACAAGCACTGGAATATATTCAAAAATTACCTCCAGATTTA GCCAAAGTAAATCTCCAGGAATACGGCAATGTCCTACTTGAAGAACTTCCCGACGAGACTACAAAACTGCTATTAGATTTATGTTGCAGTAAGAGCCACAATAACGAA GTGTGTGATCCAGAAGAGTTTCTGTTGCTTTTCATCAACCGTAACGAGAAATTGGTTGAGTTTCTTGAAAACGTGTTACAG GTCCATCCTAATTCAAATAGTTCACTGCATTTTGCACTGCTTGAGCAGTACCTTTTGATGTGGACTAAAAATACTGCAAACCCGGagttggaaaagaaaattacgcTTCTTCTGCAGAATTCTTCCGTCTTGGGTGCCGCAGATCGTGCTCTTTTCCTTTGTCAAACACACAAATTTCGTCCTGGAATTCTGTTCATCTTTGAAAAGACAAAACTTTATGGGGAATTACTCCACTTTTATGCAAACGAGAATAACTTTGAGAGTGTAATTTCCACCTGCAGAAG GTTTGGTCAGCAAGAACCATCTCTATGGGTGAGGTCTTTGACATTATCTACATCAAACGACAAGGTAACTACCGAATGCTTGGCGGAAATATTAGCCTCCATAG AGAAACTCAAACTTCTCCCTGCCCTTAGAGTGATTGAAATGCTAGGTCGTTCTCCTAACGCTACTTTGGGTCTCGCACGGGACTACTTGATTCGCACTCTTCAGTCGGATCAGTCGAACATCAGTGAAGATGAGAGACTTATCCAGCAGTATCGTCAAGAAACTGAAGCAGTCAGGGAAAAAATTAAGGATATAAAGACGAG TGCTTTAGTGTTTCAAGGTTCTAAATGCAACGTATGTAACCAGCCACTAGAACTGCCGTCAGTCCATTTCCTCTGTCTGCATTCATTCCAtcaaca ttgCTTTGATAGCTATGCTGATAACGAGAACGAATGCCCAGCCTGCCATACGGAAAATAAAAGGATTTTGGACATTGTCCGGGCACAG gAGCAGAGCAAAGATCTTCATGAAGCCTTCCATGGGCAACTGGAAAAAGCTGATGACCCTTTTACGGTACTTGCCGACTATTTTGGCCGCGGAGTCTTCAACAGCTTACCGTCCTGGGAGACGGCTATTTCGGGCCATCAAGGTGTTCGTACCGATTTGTCATCCGTTTCTTGGGGACCTCAAAATGCTGGTCCAGGTTTTGAAGCTAAGCTGCGTAAGAGTGAAGGCAAAAGCTGTGCGAATCTTACAG CTTTTGTCTTGCCAGGATTCACGAATGAAGGTCGTGTGAGATTGCAAGAAAATGCTTCGGTCCGACCTACACGAATCGATGTGACTGAAGGCCGATTGCGCAACGCTGAGGTGATTGGAGCTGTAGAACGAGCTGCATCGAATAACGCTGCGACTACAACTTCCGAAGCAAGGCATCGGCTTCAAGAAGGAACAAACGCGAAAAATTTTCTAACAACACCGGTCGAAATTCCCCGTCAAACCGTGGTAACGCAATCGGCTGCGAGCGTTCCAAACTACGTAGGAGCGGTTAAAGCGGTTGTCGCTTCCGGTTCATCTGACTTCAGTACGTCACTAAGAAAATCTTCTAATTTATCCCTACGTAAAGCGTACGGCAATCAAGCGAATGCAGAACCGGAAAATCCCTTCAAGGAAAACACTTATGACGAATCAAAAAATCCATTTGCTGATGAGCAATCTTCCAATCCCTTTGGTGATGACGAGGACGATTATAATGACAGTCTAAATCCTTTCGCTgaataa
- the LOC116929957 gene encoding transcription initiation factor TFIID subunit 10 isoform X1: MVYFDKFSVFLRRFDRIDILFAWHLVFRRNLHLNMDDHDAPEFMDDDSQEANSPVAENDQTVYEDLAAGQSLESVEVSSTRTLGQPLSDFLMTLEDYTPTIPDAVTCSYLASSGFEASDPRIVRLVSIAAQKFISDIVNDALQHCKMRGANTVQSSKNKAKDKRYVLTMEDLAPALAEYGIQIRKPPIIHKVLKIILPQKQTNSTIFLVSFNKT; the protein is encoded by the exons ATGGTTTATTTTGATAAGTTTTCCGTATTTCTAAGAAGATTTGATAGAATTGATATTTTGTTCGCGTGGCATTTGGTTTTTCGAAGAAAT CTACATCTAAATATGGATGATCATGATGCACCAGAGTTCATGGATGATGATTCACAGGAAGCAAATTCTCCAGTAGCTGAAAATGATCAAACTGTGTATGAAGATTTGGCTGCTGGTCAGAGTTTGGAATCGGTTGAAGTTAGTAGTACAAGGACGCTAGGACAACCCCTATCTGATTTCCTGATGACTTTAGAAGATTATACACCTACA ATACCTGATGCAGTTACATGTTCTTACCTTGCCTCATCTGGCTTTGAAGCTTCTGACCCCAGAAT TGTCCGTCTGGTGTCAATTGCTGCTCAGAAGTTCATCTCTGACATAGTAAATGATGCTCTTCAGCACTGCAAAATGAGAGGTGCTAACACTGTTCAGTCCTCTAAGAACAAGGCAAAAGATAAAAGATATGTCCTAACCATGGAAGATCTTGCCCCTGCACTTGCAGAATATGGAATTCAAATTCGCAAACCCCCTATTATTCATAAGGTCTTAAAAATCATCTTGCCACAAAAGCAAACCAACAGcaccatttttcttgtttcttttaataaaACCTAA
- the LOC116929957 gene encoding transcription initiation factor TFIID subunit 10 isoform X2, protein MDDHDAPEFMDDDSQEANSPVAENDQTVYEDLAAGQSLESVEVSSTRTLGQPLSDFLMTLEDYTPTIPDAVTCSYLASSGFEASDPRIVRLVSIAAQKFISDIVNDALQHCKMRGANTVQSSKNKAKDKRYVLTMEDLAPALAEYGIQIRKPPIIHKVLKIILPQKQTNSTIFLVSFNKT, encoded by the exons ATGGATGATCATGATGCACCAGAGTTCATGGATGATGATTCACAGGAAGCAAATTCTCCAGTAGCTGAAAATGATCAAACTGTGTATGAAGATTTGGCTGCTGGTCAGAGTTTGGAATCGGTTGAAGTTAGTAGTACAAGGACGCTAGGACAACCCCTATCTGATTTCCTGATGACTTTAGAAGATTATACACCTACA ATACCTGATGCAGTTACATGTTCTTACCTTGCCTCATCTGGCTTTGAAGCTTCTGACCCCAGAAT TGTCCGTCTGGTGTCAATTGCTGCTCAGAAGTTCATCTCTGACATAGTAAATGATGCTCTTCAGCACTGCAAAATGAGAGGTGCTAACACTGTTCAGTCCTCTAAGAACAAGGCAAAAGATAAAAGATATGTCCTAACCATGGAAGATCTTGCCCCTGCACTTGCAGAATATGGAATTCAAATTCGCAAACCCCCTATTATTCATAAGGTCTTAAAAATCATCTTGCCACAAAAGCAAACCAACAGcaccatttttcttgtttcttttaataaaACCTAA
- the LOC116929954 gene encoding 6-phosphofructo-2-kinase/fructose-2,6-bisphosphatase — MLVVLTERLSPILEWLKSVAGYSVVESNSKALSVSRTQRSKDRPPLDCSPRMNHSLRLAVGQSSSLSELSTQTDDCILLDGKKVSFLTLSDLSGDSKKDLCRRLVASNGQDVFLMGISYSDAQSLTTCRDFPKASSHTLPRCRSYRLRKTQLMADPFDTFSSVVIQAKNRNRTLYFSRHGESEYNVLGKVGGDADLSSRGRQYADCLAEYVNSTLGSIPGFKLWTSCLKRTIQTAKNIKAPQEHMEALNELDTGVCDGLTYEEIAERYPIEFAARDDDKFHYRYPEGESYLDLLLRVQPVLDRLKVEDNVMVIAHQAVLRCLLAALLNKDEKELPYIHTPLHTVMQLSFNRAGGGCHLELIPLSIECVETHRAKPENCSLTRTAEEALITVPAHF; from the exons ATGCTTGTCGTTTTGACGGAAAGACTTTCACCCATCCTCGAGTGGCTCAAAAGCGTTGCTGGATATA GCGTGGTCGAATCAAATTCGAAGGCTTTGAGCGTGTCTCGTACCCAACGGAGTAAGGATCGACCTCCTCTAGATTGTTCTCCACGGATGAATCATTCCCTTAGGCTGGCTGTTGGTCAGTCATCGTCTCTATCAGAACTTTCCACACAAACAGATGACTGCATTTTGCTGGATGGAAAAAAAGTTTCT TTCTTAACGCTTTCTGACTTGTCCGGAGACTCTAAGAAGGATTTGTGCAGAAGACTAGTGGCTTCTAATGGCCAGGATGTGTTCCTCATGGGTATCTCATACAGCGACGCACAATCTCTTACGACTTGCCGAGATTTCCCTAAGGCCAGTAGCCATACCTTGCCTCGTTGTCGAAGTTACCGATTGCGCAAAACCCAACTAATGGCTGATCCATTTGATACATTTTCATCAGTCGTTATTCAAGCAAAAAACAGAAATCGCACACTCTACTTTAGTCGA CATGGTGAGAGTGAATATAACGTTCTGGGGAAAGTTGGAGGTGATGCGGATCTTTCCTCCCGTGGCCGCCAGTACGCTGATTGCTTGGCTGAGTACGTCAATAGCACTTTGGGGTCTATTCCGGGATTCAAATTGTGGACATCTTGTCTGAAACGCACAATTCAAACGGCCAAAAACATCAAGGCACCTCAAGAGCACATGGAGGCACTGAACGAGTTAGACACTGGCGTCTGTGACGGACTCACTTATGAGGAAATCGCCGAGCGCTATCCAATCGAATTTGCTGCTCGTGATGACGACAAATTTCATTACCGTTATCCAGAAGGTGAATCATATTTGGACCTACTACTTCGCGTCCAACCAGTTCTGGATCGTCTGAAGGTCGAGGACAATGTTATGGTGATCGCACACCAGGCAGTTCTGCGTTGCTTGCTGGCAGCGTTGCTCAacaaagatgaaaaagaacTGCCCTACATCCATACGCCGTTGCACACAGTGATGCAACTGTCGTTTAACCGTGCGGGTGGCGGCTGCCATTTGGAACTCATCCCACTAAGCATCGAATGCGTTGAAACGCACAGGGCCAAACCTGAG aATTGTAGTCTCACACGTACTGCCGAGGAGGCGCTTATAACCGTTCCTGCACATTTCTGA